The sequence TACCCTCGTCAGAAGGGGACCTTCAAGGCAGTTTACTTACGGCTACGGACGCGTTGAGGACTTGGCTGGTGTGACCATTGTGCTCACTATTCTATCCAGTGCCGTTATCGCGGGCTATCAGTCTATCGACCGCTTATTGCATCCACGGGCGATGGAATACTTGCCGATGGTGGCTATTGCATCAATCATCGGTTTTGCCGGAAATGAAGCCGTTGCACTGTTTCGTCTCAGGGTCGGAAAAGAAATCGGCAGCGCGGCGCTCATCGCCGACGGCCACCATGCGCGTGTCGATGGGTTGACAAGCCTTGCCGTTCTTCTCGGCGTTGCTGGCGCTTGGCTCGGATATCCAATGGCCGACCCTATCGTGGGACTTGTAATTACAGCCGTCATCCTTCATATCGTATGGACATCGGGCAGAGAGGTTTTCAAGAGGCTTCTTGATGGGGTGGACCCTGAAGTTATTGAAGAGATCAGGCATGCCGTAGAGCATGTCCATGGAGTGGAGAACATAACCGACGTACGAGTGCGGTGGATCGGCCATAGGCTCAATGCAGAGGTAAGTATCACTGTTAATCCGGGATACTCCGTTGAAGAGGGGCACAAAATTGCACTGGAGGTGCGGCATCAGCTGCTCCATCACCTCAGGTATCTCTCCCATGTTTCGATCCATGTTGATCCGGCAAATGCAGCGGGAGAGCGCCACCATTCCATAGACAATCATTCTCACGATGATATATCTTCTCATTCCCATTAGCTCAAGACCTCTACCTTTGTAAAGCCATATCCCGCTCACCGGGAGAAACTTTTTCTTGACATC is a genomic window of Nitrospirota bacterium containing:
- a CDS encoding cation transporter, which produces MRNTPVFSDSSRKEHDHSHDAHGHIHGVVDPSIFTTQKGIHAVKWSFLWLSATALFQVVIVLISGSVALLADTVHNIGDAFTAIPLWIAFTLVRRGPSRQFTYGYGRVEDLAGVTIVLTILSSAVIAGYQSIDRLLHPRAMEYLPMVAIASIIGFAGNEAVALFRLRVGKEIGSAALIADGHHARVDGLTSLAVLLGVAGAWLGYPMADPIVGLVITAVILHIVWTSGREVFKRLLDGVDPEVIEEIRHAVEHVHGVENITDVRVRWIGHRLNAEVSITVNPGYSVEEGHKIALEVRHQLLHHLRYLSHVSIHVDPANAAGERHHSIDNHSHDDISSHSH